GCCGGGGTGGGTGAAGAGGGGCGGTGGGCATGGGGTCGAAATACGGAGTCGAACCGGCCTTATCGAAGAAGGGGATTGGGTCGATGGAGAGGTACGGTGGGCGTACTCTCCATGAAGTAAAGGCGGACGCGCACGGACGCTGCGTAAAGCTGCTGACTGACACGAAGTACGTGAAGGAGCGTTAGAAGGAAGGCTCCACCCCATGTCAGCCCGCGCTCACCTCCACGGAGGGTTAGTGGTGACGGCCGAGGAGGATGGGGGGCGGCGGCTCTCTAAGATAGTTCCCCTAACTAGGTTACTACGGCTGGGTTGAATCCTAGCTTTAAGCGTTGCAAGCGACGTTCTTAGAGATAGCGGAATGCGCTTCGCCCATGGAGCTTAGGAGCAGCGGTTTAGAAAGCTGGAGGAGCAGTCTCGGCTTGCAGCTCGCGAGGACGGGCTTCTTCGTCCACGATCGTAGCCACCGGGTTATTGGCGCTATTCTTGGTAATGTTTAAGGTGTTGGAGCCCTAGCAGTCGATGCAGCCTACGGCCCAGGCACGTGGAGACAGCTCCTAAGTGAGTATAGAGAGGTTCCCTTGGCTTCATCCCTCTACGGGTTGTCCGTTACATCATTAACGGCTGGTGTATGTGAGGAAGTAGTTTGGAGGGGTTATCTTCAGACAAGGTTGATGGCGAGGCTGATGAGCAGTAAGGCCTGGGTTGCTATAGCGTTACAAGCTGTGCTATTTGGTCTATGGCACTCGATCTCACTGCACACTATATTCACAGCAGCCTTTGGCTTTACACTAGGCTTAGTGTATGCTAAGACTAAGAGGCTAGCACTGATAATGGTAAGCCATTGGCTAGGCGTCGTTATAGGATTCTACACTACATACTTCACGGGGGTTTATAGCCATACGGGGGAATTGAGGGGGCCCACCTATAACCCAAGCCTTAACTGCCATCGACCCGAGCGGGTTGAGGAGTTCCCGCAGCTCCGCTTAAGCGCCGCTGACCAGGGGCTGGCCGAGGGCTTCGAGGAGGCTATGGGGCATAAAGGCTAGCCCGACGGCTTTAGGGGCGTTGGCTCGCGTCAGCCTTCAAGCTGCTTCCTCAGCTCTTCGTACGCCCTCCTAGCCT
The nucleotide sequence above comes from Candidatus Nezhaarchaeota archaeon. Encoded proteins:
- a CDS encoding CPBP family intramembrane metalloprotease, with amino-acid sequence MASSLYGLSVTSLTAGVCEEVVWRGYLQTRLMARLMSSKAWVAIALQAVLFGLWHSISLHTIFTAAFGFTLGLVYAKTKRLALIMVSHWLGVVIGFYTTYFTGVYSHTGELRGPTYNPSLNCHRPERVEEFPQLRLSAADQGLAEGFEEAMGHKG